The following DNA comes from Candidatus Stoquefichus sp. SB1.
AAGCTTGTCATGCAATAGAAAAAGGAATTAGGGCAGTTAATCAAACAGCAGACTGTCTTTGCATTCCTATGGCTGATGGTGGTGAGGGAACAACTGAAGTTTTAATGAATGCTATTGAAGCATTACCATGTTTTGTAAAAGTTCAAAATCCATTTGGGCAAGAGATTGATGCTATATATGGTATGAATAAAGAAGGTGTTGCTATTATGGAAGTCGCAGCAACATGTGGTATTGATTTAATCTCTCGGGAACAAAGAAATCCAACAAAGGGATTAAGTATTGGATTAGGGCAAATGATGAAAGATGCTATACATAGAGGAGCAAAGAAAATTATTATAGGACTAGGTGGTAGTGGGACAAACGATGGTGGTTATGGGATGTTGTGTGCTTTAGGGGCACAGTATTATGATAAAGATAATCAACTTCTTCCTACTGAGTTTACATCTATTCAGAGGATAGAGAGAATAGATTTATCATCGGTTTATCAATTGTTAGATAGTTGCGAGATTGTTGTTGCAAGTGATGTTGATAATGTTTTTACTGGTGAAGAAGGAGCAACTTATATATTTGGTAAACAAAAAGGTGCAAATCAGCAACAGCTTGATTATTTGGAACAATCTCTCATTCACTTTCAAAATATTGTTTTTAGACAATATCATATTCAGTTGAATCGGGTCAAGAAAACTGGCTCAGCAGGTGGAATAGGCGGTGCACTTTATTTGTTAGGAGCTGATATGATGAGTGGTATAGACCTAGTTATGCAAGTCGCACAATTTGAGAAACATATAAAAAATGCTGATTATATTATGACTGGTGAGGGAAGCATTGACTCTCAAACCATTAATGGAAAAACAATCTCTGGTATAGCAAAGATAGCTTCTCAATATAATATACCTGTTATTGCATTTGGTGGAAGAGTAACAGAAGGAGCACAAAATCTTTATGATATAGGTGTTACAGCAATGTTTTCGATTACTAATGAGATAAAAACTTTAAATCAGGCACTTTTAGATGGACAGAAATATTTACAGATAACTTCTAAAAATGTATTTCGGTTGTTAAATAAGCTGTAAGTGATTATTGGTTTGTATTTGATATATTTCTATATGTGTGGATTCCATCTTATACAAGGATGGATGAAACACTTTTTAAATACTTATAATCCAAAAGTGAATTATTTTTAATTTTGGTCAATAGTTATGACTTGATGCTAAGAAATGAAAATTAATCGCATGCAGACTGTTTCTGTTTTGATAGTAGTTAGTTGTATAATCTATATATTAAGCTATACTATGCCAGACAGAAAGGAATCAGCGTAGCATCGTATGTGATGGTTAGAAGAAAAGTGGGGTATAGGGCTATTAGTAAGGAAGTATCAGCAAATCAACAGGCCACAGCTGAAAAGGTGGAGAAACTACAATCAACTAGTTGCAGATTGAGTAATAAAAAATAGTCAGTTCATCATTATAGCTATAATATGAATCAGAGAAAGAGTAGTTGGTTATAGTGATAAAAATGGATTGGTTATTGAAATAAAAAAACTATAAAACAGATTCTTATCATACTTACAGATAATACATTATCTGATAGATATGAGAAACTGAGATATAGTTTTAAACAGAAGGCAAGAAACAATCTTAACTGGCTATAAGTCAGCTAAAATTATTTTATAATTTCTTTTATTTTTGTCAAAAAAAGACATGAAATTATTTTAAGTTTCTTATGATCTGTTTTGTTGAACAAGTGTTGAATATTGAATACAGATTAAATCAGCAATGACAACAAGTGGATAAGGATGACTGGCAAAATCATTTCGACTATGATAACGAATATATGCATCTATATAAGGGAGAGAAATACTAAAATTTGATGTTATCATATATATTTTAGGTTTTGTTTTTAAATTTTTAAAAGGTTTTGTGCGTTGAAAAACACGATCGAAATAAGTTCCAGATTCTGAGAAGATAATAATTAAAGTATCTTCATCAGCATTATTGATATAATCAACCTGATCAATAAACTTGATACAAGTAAAAAGAATTTTACCATTTGTTTGTAAATCATATTGTAAATTCAAAGCAACGTTTTCTGATTGCATATATCCAAAAGCAGCAACTTTTTTATATTGATGTATATCTTTTACCAATTGTTGAATATCATTCTCTATATGACTATTATAGAGGGTTTTTAAATTATCTATAACACTTAAAATATAAGATTTACATAAAGATTGAGATTCAAAGTCTTTAAAATTAAATTTTCCTTTGGCATGTTCATGTTCAATTGCATATTTTGCTATTTGAATTTTTAATGCATTAAAATCCTTTAAACCAATATCTCGACAAAAACGTGAAATACTAGAATTAGAAACATAACAATTTTGAGCAAAATCAGTTAAAGTAAATTCTTCTAAATCATGTATGTTTTCAATAATAAATTTTGCTATTTTATAATTATTAGAATCCTTTGGTTCACTATTGATAGTAGA
Coding sequences within:
- a CDS encoding MurR/RpiR family transcriptional regulator, encoding MFNLMIILLSTINSEPKDSNNYKIAKFIIENIHDLEEFTLTDFAQNCYVSNSSISRFCRDIGLKDFNALKIQIAKYAIEHEHAKGKFNFKDFESQSLCKSYILSVIDNLKTLYNSHIENDIQQLVKDIHQYKKVAAFGYMQSENVALNLQYDLQTNGKILFTCIKFIDQVDYINNADEDTLIIIFSESGTYFDRVFQRTKPFKNLKTKPKIYMITSNFSISLPYIDAYIRYHSRNDFASHPYPLVVIADLICIQYSTLVQQNRS
- a CDS encoding glycerate kinase — encoded protein: MKIVIACDSFKESMSAREACHAIEKGIRAVNQTADCLCIPMADGGEGTTEVLMNAIEALPCFVKVQNPFGQEIDAIYGMNKEGVAIMEVAATCGIDLISREQRNPTKGLSIGLGQMMKDAIHRGAKKIIIGLGGSGTNDGGYGMLCALGAQYYDKDNQLLPTEFTSIQRIERIDLSSVYQLLDSCEIVVASDVDNVFTGEEGATYIFGKQKGANQQQLDYLEQSLIHFQNIVFRQYHIQLNRVKKTGSAGGIGGALYLLGADMMSGIDLVMQVAQFEKHIKNADYIMTGEGSIDSQTINGKTISGIAKIASQYNIPVIAFGGRVTEGAQNLYDIGVTAMFSITNEIKTLNQALLDGQKYLQITSKNVFRLLNKL